The Anabas testudineus chromosome 15, fAnaTes1.2, whole genome shotgun sequence DNA segment TTGACACATAGCATTGCAACACAAACATCTTATAGCACtgagatacagtatgtcagtgaAACCACAGCTAGTTGTCTGAAGGGTCAGAAGTACTGCTGAATTGAGCTAGTGGGGGAGTAACATATGAATTAGTCTCCTTCACTGCCCTCACAGAACATAATGACCCCTATCACCTTCTCAACCATATGGGATCATTTGGACTTTGACCAAATATCCAATGTCAATGGCCAAAAATAACACCAAAGCCAAAAGtggtctttttttaattagtttctATTGATAACTTCGTTTCctcttgtatttttctttcctgcctGTTTTTATATGAAATTCTGACCTTGCAAGGCACTTCTTCTCTCTACTAAATTATGACCTGCTGAGGGTTGCATGAATCAGGGGATGTGTCAACTGGAGCTACTGTCTAATGGGAGTCAAGGTTGAGGCACTTTGGccttgtttttacactttaactGGAATTcgatgttgtttttcttctcttctttgcaGTCTCAGCAGAAGTGCATTGTGATATTTGCCTTGGTTTGCTGTTTCGCCGTGCTGGTAGCACTGATTTTCTCAGCCGTGGATGTGTGGGGCGAAGATGAAGACGGGATCACGGAGGAGAACTGTAGCAAGAACTGCAGGTGAGAAATGCAGAACATTAAAGACAAAATTTGAAATGTTCTAAATGTTGGTGACCCCCCCATCACAAGTGTGGTGTTTGATGTGATGTTTATATGGGCATGTTTATGAGCAGTATTTATCGGGTGAAGTAGATTTATAGCTTTTATGCCACTGATACTTtgttcatttagtcatttatccaTTCCTCCATTGTTGGATGCTAGAAACTCTGATTATTTAAGCTTAGTTCTGAACAGAAAGTCTGTGCCATGCTGCCATAGGGGCGGTTTAACCCAGTCTCATGAGATACAACCTACACTGGAGAAGTTATGTGCTCTTCTACATTGCTTACATTAAACTAGAGGAAGTAGAATCGGCTTTTAGGTTTGCACATAAAagatacacagatacaaaaAGCATGAACAAAGctcaaagaaacacacaatatATGAttattatgtgtatatatagtatatagttaTATAGACAATGATTAAGTATATTGTCgtctgaaataaaaagtggGAATGTAAAAAATGAGTTGCACCAACACATGACAAATGGTTCCCTCAGCAGGATCTTACTGTAGCCTCCCCTGCAAGCTGAAATGATTACCAGGCTATTTTGAAAGTTACTTTATACCAGACTCAAGCAAGTTTCTATAGTTTCAAGTTTTAAGAACTTGGACGCCGAGACCTCTGCAGTTGGCTGTGGTGGTCCAGAGGGCTGTTACAGCACTCCTCATTCTTGTGCTCTCCACCTCCTACTAGTTTCCCTTCACTACTTTCAAACCATTCAATTACTTCCCTCTCTGGCTTTATATTCATCTaccctctccctctttttccttAACAAACTATTTAACATCCTGCCAGAGAGCTCTATTGGACATCTTTCTATTCCATTTAGTTCCAAGTTACAAAGCTGAATTAGACTCTTCTGCCCCTCTCAAGGACCCCTAAAGGTTGGCAGTAGAATGAGAGATAAATACAAGGCTGAGGGAGAGATGATGGAGACTGAGGGTGAAccagatggagggagaagacGAGGAGGATGTCATGGTTGATTTGTGCCTGGAATAAGAGAGAGATGAACAGATCAGATGTCATGGATTGGCTGTCTCAGATGATGGGGGTTTGCCAGGTCAAGACTTTACACCAAATGTCAGACATTTGTGCTGTCCTATAATCTTAATAATGAAGGTGTTACTTGGCATGCTTCATTTGAAAGACCTATAAGGTGTGCGAATGTAACATAATTAATGACTTCATACAGTGTTTTGCTCGCAGCAAGTTCcagcaaaatagaaaaatgatAGATGACTACAACGGACACATTTGGAATGGGCTGAACTGCAGCTTGTTCCTGCTCGGTTTAATTTTTAAAGGAACATGTAGTTTATCAAAGGAAATGCACATGAAACCCTTTCAGTCACTGTAATTTCTCAAACCAAGTATTCCCACTTTGGAAATGGTCCAAGATATTTACTGCTCAATAATCTAATGGCATTGCTTTACAGCCTTTCTCCTCTCACATAAAGAAAACCCTTTCTGAGCTTTTTAGTTGCTTAAATAATGACTCagcaacatttttgtttgtgatgttgtAACTTTGAAATGTCACATGCAGCTAGTCATTTGTTATGTAGATTTcccttttatgtttttctgccTGCATAAGGAATGACGCTAATGCTTGCAGTCCAGGGACTGAGATGATTTGCTGCTACGGTGCATGTGCATAGAATAAAAACTCCCCTGATCCAAATTGTTGCTTCACACATTTGTCTGGCTGTATAATCAAACAcataattaatttagttttggaGGATGATCAGTTTTAGCTAAAGCGAAAACAAGACCCCTTTTGGGCTTATAACAGTGAGGGATGCTAATCGTATCCAGATGCCAGTCTGATACATCACTGATGTCCGTGTGTAATTGCCGGCTGTCAGACAGCTGATGAGCAGGTTAGTATTGATCCACAGTTGCCTTGTGGAAGGACGTGATTGATGCTAAGAGAACCTGATCTGCGTCATCCCCAAAATTTGTGTAGctttcagcagctcctgaaCAGTCGCCCCATTTCAGAACACCACAGAACAAAACTTTAATTATGGATACAATGGCTGCAGGGAAAACCACTGTTGCCactcacatatttatttatcacatgaACGCTATGAAGTGGGAGTGGTAAAACATCCAATAATGCCAACGTTTCAGAAGTTATGTAGTGTTATTAGCTATAAtaagtgttgtttttacatttagcaaTATTATCATAAAGTATTTCAATCTTATGTCAGATCCCATCTGTTGACAACGTTGCATTTACTGCACTCAAAACAGATTATTAACAAACTAATGTTACATCTGTCAATTAATCGAGCAAGTTCACTTTTCAGTGATAGTTACTTGATACCTTAATGTAATTTAGTGATGCTGAAATCTCCACTTAACACCAATGTTCTAAGTAGTATGAATTTACAAAAAGCTGTTGCAAGCAGCCCCAAGAAGCGCACTACGGAGAATACAATGCAAGCACAATTTCAGATTCAAGATTTCATAAGAGTGCAGCTGTGACAGGTATTGAATAGTGTAATGAGCTAAGTACACACTAAATATAGTCCTCTACATAACTTTAAAACATAGTGGTAAACATCTCAGTGGCTCAGGTTTCAGATAATGGATTGAAATTAACATAATGTATGTTTACTGTAGTAACAGTGTTTAGGTTGAAACCCGATGAAACACTGGAATTAACATTTACCTTTAAAATGAACAGCATGCTGGaagcagaacagcagcagctcctgtggTACCCATATCAATGTCCTCCCCACTGCTGTACACTCAGAGCTCAGGGCAGCTCATGAGAGGATGGATAATTTATATCAAATGTCAGGCGTTGCTTCTGCCACACTGTGATTCCCGAGCAGTAACTCACAGTACTACTGCAACGATACAGTAACATGAGCATTTGCATGTAACGGGCATTAAGACATACATCACCCCGACATGCTAAGGTAATTTGATATGATGCTTACCATTTGTTTAACATCTCGTGTGTcaattactttaaaataatacgtttgtattttacattcagaCACATACCTTCTGTCCCTGTCTTGCTGTcccatgtatgcacacacacacacacacatcatgaagtTCACACCACCTAGGTATTGGCTTCTTGGGCTAAATCACACCCATGAGCTCTCTGATAGGTTACACTAGACAGGATCAGCAGTGCATACCACAGAATGCATAAATCAATGAATCCTCAGCAGGCAACAACCACTGCCTCCCTGCTTTCCCCACTTTTAATACCAAAGCCTGTCTGGCTGTTTGAGCTATTCAAGATCACCATTCATCATACCTCGCAGCCATTAGAGTGGACTGAGAGCGTTTCTTTCACAATGAGATtacctttcctcctcttcaatTTGTTTTCCATCCATCCTTGTTTGTCCTCATTGTGAGCCGCTTACCGTAGCCGTCTTTTTCAGAGCAAAAGCGGATATTCGACACTGCATCATGTAAACATTAATCTTTTCTATAATTTCAGCACAGCTTTCTGTATTGGTTTCACACTCTTTTCATTTTACTCACTCCCAGTGTTCAGAGCTTAACCTCATTACTGACAAAAAAGAGGAACATGCACTGGAATAAAGTACCACAGTAGCACATGAGCCATATTAACTTCACCAAACATACTGATAGGTATTTTCACAAGCAGGAAATAGTTATGATTACAGAGGGGGTGAGCCATAATATCTGACCCTTTGCCACTTCCCAAAATCTGACACAGCTCAACTTTAGCCAGGAATACATTATCAAGCTGTGAGCTGGTGACCGACCTCTCAACATGATGCCAGTAAATTAATTAGCACCTGAAACACATGCTCAAACCGGTGCGCCCTTGAGTGAAGCACTTGCCAAACCTCAAACTGCTGTCACACTTCAACAGATCCTGGACTCTATGTCGTATTACAGAATACTAGACTTTATGAGAAACAATATACGCTCAGTAAAATTTATctacaacaaacactgattaaTGAGATAAAATTCAACCCCAAGTAACAGCCAAAGAGATTTGAAAGAAAGATTTGAAGGTATCATTGGAGCTGGCTAATATCTGTGTTCATGAAtctacagcaggtaaaacatcaaacaagcagggtgtccatggcaggacaccacgaaggaagctgctgcttaataaaaagaacattgctgtaCGCCTGAAGTTTACCAAAGAGCAgactgacactccacagcagtacagaaaaatgtgtggactgatgaaactatattgaactacAACTCtacagaatgaaaaacaaaatccaccttttggaaaaggacaaaaacaatcaACCAAACATTGAGCTCTCTGATTTTTCAAACTCTGTATTCAATTTAATAATTTGCCAAAGTTGGATTTTACTAGATGAAGGAGGAACAATCAATACACatccacaacaaaacaatgtcaaacaCTAATCAATATTGCTATTTATGTGGCTGTACTTTGAATGATAGACTCATGAATTAGTTTTAGGTTAGGTGTTTTTTGTGAAACCTTGTATATCTCCACTGTTCACACTTTTCCCCTGCTTCTCAATTCAATTGGCAAAAATAGATGTCTAAGCCAGATACAGAGAATACAGTGAGCATTGGAGCTTGATACTGTAATAGCTTGTTTCTGTGTGGCTGCCACGACTAATTCAATCTGTGGACTCCAGAGCTAATGCCCCTGTCATTTTCAGGCATCCTGGTGGGTTAAAATGGGAACTAGAGATCCATTAGGGAGAGCTGAGAGTCACAGTTAGCCAGACAACTTGAAATCGCACCTTGGAAGAAAGCTCAAAGTGATGTGTACaagacattaaaatgcaaaataacacTCATCTGACTTTCAgctttgctgcagttttttaatAAAGACTTTGGGTCCACTGACCCTTAAGCACATAATATCAGATAACCCAGATACAGTTCATGCAATAAACAGAATCTAACATACAATAGATTTGTATTTCCACTGTACATGATTTCATTATATGCTGCATGTTGCAACTTCAGCTTTTACCTCAGAATGCTGATGAATACATTAAAATGGACAATACGATAGTGTAGCGAGTAGCGTATATATGAAAAACCTATGTGAATACAGCAAAAATTGCTTTCTGCTGACTAGGTGTAATTGAATCTCCATTGCTGACAACTCTGCACATCAACCTTCAATTATGCTCAGACTCTGCCAGAGGCAACTTGTATACTATTTAATGGTGCTTGAAGGGTTTTAAGGGCATATGTTGTCTGGAAATCTTGATTTCTCTCATTAAGCTACCGATCCAAAACGAAAAATAAAATAGGAAGAAGGGAACTGTTAGCTAATTTGTCATGGACTAGTCTTAAATGCGAGTAGAAGGAACACGAGCTAATCTCAGTGGCACTAGATATCATAATAATTCTGCCACTATGGCAAACAGATAATTGCTTTGTGAAAGACCGTGAACTTCACCTTCATTTCTTCGCTATAACTTAACCTAATGATGCTTTTTTAACATattgcagctttttaaaatgcaaatcctattttcttttttttcactcttGCATCAAGTTTTTTTCTTAACTCAGTTTTCACTCATTCTATTTCACAGAGTAGTACTTGTGGAGAACATCCCAGAGGACATCTCCTTCTTAGACAATAGTACGTCCCACCTGCCTCTCTCAGCGGGGCTGTACAACTTACTGGACCAAGCTATGCGGGTCGTAGAGATAGCATCCCCACTGTGGTTCCTCAACTCGTCTGACTATGAATCCAGCTTCCAGCCTGCTGCCAGACAGGTATAGAAAGAGAAAGCCAAAAGGGAATTGCCTCTACATAAgttgtgacatttatttaaatcgTGTGcctgttttaaaacttttttctcctgctctgtgtctttgtctaaATTGGCCTATTTATCTCCTCTAAACAAGAATAAGTTGTGATAGAAAAATGACTCAGAAAAGGTCCTGCACCAAAAATTGAAAGTAAATTTACTAGTAAGTAAATCTGCAATAGCATcagcaaaatgaaaagtaagaatgaactgaattaaatgtaattactcGGAAGAAAAATGGCTCCTGCTCTGTACATTAGACAACAGTATTAGACTTTAGTTAATCGTGCTGTAAATTTCAAGCAGCATTTTACAGTTGTAGCTAGTTGAGCAGAGTAGTTCTAATTACTTCATGTACAGTCCTTTAGTCAAATAGCTTTGTCCAGTGGTCCAATCGAAGGTAACATGAAGGGCTACTAGAAGTGAATGATTAACTTTGGATTCAAACTATGTATGtgttacatacacacatttgcCTGAAGGGCCTGGTCAGACTATATGAAGTGATGAAGTCTGAGGCTGTTGATAGGAAAGTAATAGCTCTTTATAGGCCTCAGGGCACAAAAGAGCTAATGgccttttaaataaatcaaacagaagTAGCTAACCCCACCCCTGGAGAAACTGGTAGGAGCCGATCTTTAATACTTGAGCGTGTAGGCTGCGACCAATCAGATCCTGAGAAACCTGTGGTTATTCACGATCatcaacaaactaaacacactcACCTGTAGCTCATTTCACAAATCCACGCATCCactcacagaaatacacacagggAGTTATAACTACTATATACCACTGCTATACAGACCAAATTATACCAGGGGTTGTAACATAGCTCAATTCTGACACCCAAACATTTTGCAATAGTCAACTCTTTTTCCTGCCCACACACATGTTTAAAACAGTCAATGTCAGCAACATTACCTCAAAGAGAATCTGGCAGGAATTCAAGAGCCATGCGCTGTGCAAGTCAACGAGCGTATTTCGTGTCACTGTTAAATGTATGGTTGTTGacaattagaaaaacaacacaggttATTATgcactttaaatacaaaattgCACTTTTGTAACTGTaggaaaatacaaaagaagCTGAGGCTAACGTATCCTGGCTCAGGTAAAGCATGTCCACGAAATGATTACTTGATGAAAGACATCTGAATGATGAGctgttgtttgctgctgtgtttccctCCAGGGCAGGGCTCTGTTGTCCAGGCTGCAGGGGCTAAAAGCTAAAGGAATCCAGCTGAAGATCTCCAGCGGGCTCTCCGGCAACTCGTCCGAGCTCGGGATACTTGCCAAACACAGTCAGCTCTCGCTCTCACTCTATTAtacgttttgtttgtttgtgttcaaacatgctgcagctTATCTGTGTCTGTTTAGTCTGTTGATTGTTCTCTGTCCCTGTTTGTTCAACTCAGTCCTCactctctttccatctttctgtttACTGCGGCCTTtatccttctctctgtctctttctttattCCAGAAATTCTTTTTCTTGCCGcccttcatttttttcttgATATGTATCCCCCTCTCTCTATTTCCAGATGCCGAGGTCCACTATGTGAACATGACGGCTCTGACCAAAGGTcatcttctctcctccttctggGTGGTCGACAGGAGGCATTTCTACATCGGCAGTGCCAGTATGGACTGGAGATCCCTAGCCACGGTACTGAAGAAGCACATTCATGCTAAAATATGCACACTTACACAAAAACAGGCATCATGTAGTACACTGGGCATTATTTTGACTATTTCTTAATGACTTATTCAACTGCTGTCCtaaaagttacattttgtaATATATAGAAAGATAATTTTCAGATATTTGTTGTTGCTTAAACTTGTGCATAACTTACATATCTGTGTCTAGACAGGAGGGTGGGTGCATGGGGATGTTTAATAGAGGCATGCAAGGTCATGGCATCCCAAAATAGATTCTCATTATGGACAGATATATCTAGGTTGTAGCTACATCTAATAAAATTTTAGGAATTTACATATCAttagaaaagatttttttaaaagagaaggggggaaaaagtggaaaaaaaaggacaacTCAGAGAAGACAGCTGTAGTGTCATCACTGTAACTGGATGGAGTTGTAGTCAACATGGTCTAAACAGGGGACAGTGTATGTTGTATGTGTAGGTGGATGGATGTGTAAAagtgctgaaagagaaacagactaGACTACTTGAAAAGGAAATCTTTAGGAGACTGTGATGAAGATGGAAAAGAGTGATGTTTCATAATGTTAGGATAATCACAAAAGATGGAGCTCTaacagacattttgtttgttctccAGAGGAAGGAGCTCGGTGTGTTGGTGTATAACTGCAGCTGTCTGGCTCTGGACCTCCACAGAGTGTTTGGTCTCTACTGGGGGCTCCAGTACAAAGATTTCATCCCCTCGTTCTGGTCCAAGCGCCtctttgcccttttcaacagGGACACACCGCTGGAGCTTACTCTCAACAACACCAAGGCTCAGGCCTATTTCTCTGTGAGTGACAACCTAAAATTAAGGAGGCATTTGTCTGACATCAAAGCTGTTAATTTATCCATTATTCATTCATAACAATGATGTAATAGTTTAGAATAGAAAGcattaaatgcacatttttgaaACTTCATATGACATTTCTGAATCAAAAGGTACACCCACCTTCACAGGTAGAGCGGCAGACTGAGGGAGATGTCAGTCAAGCACAATCTGTACAAACCCACACAGTCTGAGAAGAGGTATAATCAGACAGAATATGAAACACTCACGCTAGTGAAAACACTTTAACACtgtttaaatgaaacagaaCCACTCAGATATTATCAGCTCCacctgtgtgactgtttttgttattatgagTTAAAATATCTGTTGTGAATTAGATCTATTAGACACAGGTTTTCTGGCTTTATAAGAAGCAACaaggtgtttttaaatgtgaagaaTATTAATGTGAAGAGCACACTCAAGTGTAGCACCCACCACTGGAGGTGACAGCTACCGTGGGTGGGAGAGTAAATTTTTGATACAGGGTATAAGGACACTGTGTCTTTTATTGTCATGTGTTTCCTAGAGATGAGTGATGATGATATCGTTCTACCTGCAGTGAAACACCATTAATTTGGCTTGGCAGTCTATCTCTGCAAGATTAATATCAACATAAAAAGCACACATAATTAAACTTTAACAAATGCTTTTCAACTGACTGTACGTATAATAACACACCGTCACATAAATGCACATGATTAATAAGTAAAGACATTCAAATCCAAAAGGTCCTTTAGGTGAACAATAATAATGGTGAGAGCTGAGTTggatatgatgatgatgatgttaatgACTGTGATGGTAAAATTCTTTACCTGAATTAATATCATTGGGGCAATGAACATCCGTTTACACGACCCCATGgccctcctctgtgtgtttctccagaGGAGAGTGCACTGTCACCAACACTTTCTAATTGAATTTGCTGGTTTTTCCTTCTCTAATGACAGAGCTCCCCAGATGTTTTCCTCCCCAGAGATCGTAGCAGTGATCTGGAAGCCATATCCAGGGTCATCCAGGAGGCTCACCATTTTATATATATCTCTATTATTGATTACCTGCCGCTCCTCAGCAGCACTGCCCACAGGTTAGAACCACTCTGGTGCTGTAACAGTTACTTTCTTTgaaataatttgactttttgttaTCAAAAGCTTGTGATTAAACTCTGTGTATGCTCACTGACCCGTCTGGCTGGGTGTGTGCCCACATTTATGTCTGGCTACATCTGTGCCAAGGTACTGGTCTCGCATTGACGGTCTCATCAGGGAGGCTCTGATCCTGAGGAAAGTGCGGGTTCGTCTGCTGATAAGTTGCTGGGAAAAGACTCATCCACTCACCTTCAACTTTATCTGGTCCCTGAGGAGTCTGTGCATGGAGCAGGCCAACTGTTCGCTGGAAGCTGTAGGTACAAGGCCACTATGTACTATTTCAACTCTACACTTTATCATTACTCACTGCAccactgtgtgtatgtctgtgtatgtgtgtgtagaagttCTTCAACCCCAGAGTGCAGAGGGATGGCAGTCTCCAGGGAATAAACCACAACAGGTTTATGGTCACAGACAGAGCCATTTATTTAGGTGAGCTCAATGACTGGACTTTATGACTCTGTCCTAAATCTTACTGCTAACTTAATATAGAtcttattttcagtgtttgaggGCTTAGAGCTTAAATAGGTCAGCATTCTGTAAAGTAtggttatttgttttctttccacagaTCAATACTCCCTCAAGTCTCTGGGCTTTGGGAGGAGATGAGCCCACCTTTAGCATAAACACTGGGAAACATCTAGCCTTGCTTTCACTGACAAACAGCACGTCAAAAGCGCCAATTTTTATAAGTTGATGTATTACATAGATTCATCTATTATGAAAATGTCTTATCCTGTTAAGGGAGATAAAACCGGTACCAGTAGTCACGAGACAAAATGCAGGATGCACACTAGACATGACAGTCCATTTCCGGGTTGTTAACATGATGTTGTCAGCTGTTTAGTCTGTAGACAAAGAGTAAcgtaaaaacaacaatttggtACTAGAGAAAATGGCATGATTCTTGTCCATCTACATTAGGAAGAAGTCAAGCCAAAAATGATTCAGAATTTTACATAATCTACGATGAATTAAACAAACTAACATATTAGTTAATGGGCTTTAGAGGTTTGGAGAGAGTCATGCTCGACGcattgtttccagtctttatgttaAGTCAAACTAATTGTGCTCTGACCCTGAAAGTGGTATTGATCTGCTCATTTAACGCtctgaaacaaagcaaataagAGTATTCCCCAAGATACTCAGTGATTACAATAAAAATGCATCTTTCCTGGAAATTGAAAACAGGGTAGTTCACAGAGCAGAATGGTCTTTGATTCAGTTTACGGCTAGTACATGGCAATGTTTCAAAATTCTTGGCATATCTCATGATATTTTTTGACATATCTGTTCACTTTCTTGCTTCTTCATATGTGTCCTTCCAGGTAATCTTGACTGGGTGGGAAATGAGTTTACCCTTAATGCGGGAGCAGGTCTAGTCATCAGTCAGCCAGAGGGCATTGAGGAGAGGAACTCCACCGTGGTGGAGCAGTTAAAGGCTGCGTTTGAGAGGGACTGGTTTTCACGTTACACCCGTTCTCTCCAGGCTAACAAGATCCCCATTTGCAATAAGCACCAGATCAACAGGCGGGTGCCAGTGAAATCCACCCACCTTGACAATGGACCAGTGCCTATTAGAAAAGGCCAGCAGGGTAACAAGCCTGCACCAATGAGAAACAGTCACAAAGGCAATGGACAGACACCAGTTAAAGTGAGACATCATAGcgacaaacaaagcaaaatgaatCACCAAGACCTGGCAAATGGACTGGTGCCAAACATAGACAGTCACCCAGAGAGGGGCCGAGTCACAACGAGTAACCATGACAACCAACAGGTACCAATCAAACGTAATAACCGTGACAATCCAATGGATCCACCTAATCAGTCAGCTGAGAGCAGTGGCAGCAGAGAGATCTCCAACGGATCCCAGTGAACACATGATAGGCTCCTGTACACTGAGTGATGTTTGGAGAACTGCTCCGGTGTCAATGGACTTAAACCACTTAGTCTTTGAAGCATTTTAATATTGTcattttgcagaaaacaaaaactttgaAGATTTCAGTAATATGTGGTCAGGAAGACTTGATGAGGTACATGGAAGCACTCaggagggaagggaagggaAACGCTCCTCTGCAGTCCGGCACCTTTAGCAGATTCTTTAAGAAATTCTGATTAACACACTGTAATAGTAACTTAGAATCTTGCTACTTA contains these protein-coding regions:
- the LOC113158242 gene encoding inactive phospholipase D5-like, whose amino-acid sequence is MELRGIRGPMGGQDLKGQGLGFSITGSGIPASSIITAVQQQDYSASVWLRRRDKLEHSQQKCIVIFALVCCFAVLVALIFSAVDVWGEDEDGITEENCSKNCRVVLVENIPEDISFLDNSTSHLPLSAGLYNLLDQAMRVVEIASPLWFLNSSDYESSFQPAARQGRALLSRLQGLKAKGIQLKISSGLSGNSSELGILAKHNAEVHYVNMTALTKGHLLSSFWVVDRRHFYIGSASMDWRSLATRKELGVLVYNCSCLALDLHRVFGLYWGLQYKDFIPSFWSKRLFALFNRDTPLELTLNNTKAQAYFSSSPDVFLPRDRSSDLEAISRVIQEAHHFIYISIIDYLPLLSSTAHRYWSRIDGLIREALILRKVRVRLLISCWEKTHPLTFNFIWSLRSLCMEQANCSLEAKFFNPRVQRDGSLQGINHNRFMVTDRAIYLGNLDWVGNEFTLNAGAGLVISQPEGIEERNSTVVEQLKAAFERDWFSRYTRSLQANKIPICNKHQINRRVPVKSTHLDNGPVPIRKGQQGNKPAPMRNSHKGNGQTPVKVRHHSDKQSKMNHQDLANGLVPNIDSHPERGRVTTSNHDNQQVPIKRNNRDNPMDPPNQSAESSGSREISNGSQ